The following are encoded in a window of Penaeus monodon isolate SGIC_2016 unplaced genomic scaffold, NSTDA_Pmon_1 PmonScaffold_6989, whole genome shotgun sequence genomic DNA:
- the LOC119571579 gene encoding uncharacterized protein LOC119571579, producing the protein MKALVILVAVSCCSAQLVLPYAAPWVLPQAKLITTPEIKTDLKTVPLISPYSHPFGHPFVASPYAFPHAAYPYSAYPYSAYPYILNADDTLKATEFPYIYQKDEQEPAVEEARRRRRRDVKIPLPYLHAVPTVTKHTVETKQFEPIDANTPADTTKIELTTKEHEISVPAVKYVQPVVNVKPVTYTALSHAVLPYAHGLPYVHALPYAHYPGFVGAPVIKLDEE; encoded by the exons ATGAAGGCTCTG gtGATTCTGGTCGCTGTATCTTGTTGCTCAGCACAGCTGGTGTTGCCGTACGCGGCGCCCTGGGTGCTGCCTCAAGCGAAGCTGATCACTACCCCTGAGATCAAGACCGATCTCAAGACCGTTCCTTTGATCTCCCCTTACTCCCACCCCTTCGGACATCCCTTCGTGGCTTCCCCTTATGCCTTCCCCCACGCTGCCTACCCCTACTCTGCCTACCCCTACTCTGCCTACCCCTATATCCTCAACGCCGATGATACTCTCAAGGCCACCGAATTCCCTTACATTTACCAAAAGGACGAACAGGAGCCAGCTGTAGAAGAGGCACGTCGTCGTCGTCGACGCGACGTCAAGATCCCCCTCCCGTACCTCCACGCCGTGCCCACCGTCACCAAGCACACTGTGGAGACCAAGCAGTTCGAGCCGATCGACGCCAACACCCCCGCCGACACTACCAAGATCGAGCTCACCACCAAGGAGCACGAGATCTCCGTGCCCGCCGTCAAGTACGTACAGCCCGTGGTCAACGTCAAGCCCGTCACCTACACTGCTCTCTCCCATGCCGTCCTTCCCTATGCCCATGGCCTTCCCTACGTCCACGCTCTTCCATACGCCCACTATCCTGGCTTCGTCGGCGCCCCCGTCATCAAGCTTGACGAGGAGTAA